Proteins co-encoded in one Chiroxiphia lanceolata isolate bChiLan1 chromosome 21, bChiLan1.pri, whole genome shotgun sequence genomic window:
- the RALGDS gene encoding ral guanine nucleotide dissociation stimulator isoform X4, with the protein MVSRRRAPQHHVPAGTERMFEGCRRARSLWGGVRLEVAGESSPVVLHSFTQLDPDLPPLESSTQEIGEELEDGVIYSISLRKVQLHHTANKGQRWLGFENESALNLYETCKVRTIKAGTLEKLVEYLVSAFKGNDSTYVTIFLCTYRAFATTKQVLDLLLNRYGKLHVQVNGDHARHAVDERMELKNTISSILGAWLDQYSEDFRKPPDFTCLKQLISYVRHNIPGSDLERRARILLAQFQQQEKSESEAEAVDHGSCTFQLAEENGVGDGKPDFLSFSPEMVAEQFTLMDAELFKKVVPYHCLGCIWSQRDKKGKEHLAPTIRATVSQFNSVANCVIATCLGDRSLKPQQRAKVVERWIEVARECRILKNFSSLRAILSALQCNAVHRLKKTWDEVLRESFRTFHELSEIFSDENNHSLSRELLIKEGTSKFATLEINPKRAQKRQQQQREMGVMQGTIPYLGTFLTDLVMLDTAMKDFLDGGLINFEKRRKEFEVIAQIKLLQSACNNYSFTQEDQFVDWFHSLERLSEAESYGLSCEIEPLSESASNTLKAKKNTGIIKRWSDRQPPSTEPCASGSSHSKSFDQLKCGQYLCSGDATDSVSVTSAGSSSSDVEEINISFIPESPDCQEKKFWESTSLSSLDTSGIGSGSSSASSSSVSSTPVTASRTHKRSVSGISSYSSLSLPLYNQQVDDCCIIRVSLAVDNGNMYKSILVTSQDKTPVVIRKAMAKHNLDGDRPEDYELVQIISEERELKIPDNANVFYAMNSAANYDFVLKKRGFSKGVKIKHGSSSTLPRMKQKGLKIAKGIF; encoded by the exons AGCTCCACACAGGAGATTGGAGAAGAGCTGGAGGATGGTGTGATCTACAGCATATCGCTCCGGAAAGTGCAGCTCCATCACACGGCCAACAAAGGGCAGCGATGGCTGGGG TTTGAGAATGAGTCAGCCCTAAACCTCTACGAGACGTGTAAGGTGCGGACGATAAAAGCTGGGACCTTGGAGAAGCTGGTGGAGTACCTGGTCTCAGCCTTCAAGGGCAATGATTCCACCTATGTCACCATCTTCCTGTGCACTTACCGGGCCTTTGCCACCACCAAGCAAGTGCTGGACCTGCTGCTTAACAG ATATGGCAAACTCCACGTGCAGGTGAATGGGGACCATGCCAGGCACGCTGTGGACGAGAGGATGGAGCTGAAGAA caccatCTCCTCCATCCTGGGGGCCTGGCTGGACCAGTATTCAGAGGATTTCCGCAAGCCCCCAGACTTCACCTGCCTCAAGCAGCTCATCTCCTACGTGCGCCACAACATCCCCGGCTCCGACCTGGAGCGCCGGGCCCGCATCCTGCTGGCCcagttccagcagcaggagaagagcGAGTCCGAGGCAGAAG CTGTGGACCATGGCAGCTGCACCTTccagctggcagaggagaaTGGGGTTGGGGATGGGAAGCCagatttcctctccttctccccagaGATGGTGGCAGAACAGTTCACACTGATGGACGCT GAGCTGTTTAAGAAAGTGGTGCCTTACCActgcctgggctgcatctgGTCCCAGCGAGACAAGAAGGGCAAAGAGCACCTGGCTCCCACCATCCGCGCCACGGTCTCCCAGTTCAACAGTGTGGCCAACTGTGTCATCGCCACGTGCCTCGGGGACCGGTCCCTGAAGCCACAGCAGAGGGCAAAAGTGGTGGAGCGGTGGATCGAGGTGGCTCGG GAGTGCCGCATCCTGAAGAACTTCTCCTCCCTCCGAGCCATCCTCTCAGCCCTGCAGTGCAACGCCGTCCACCGGCTGAAGAAGACCTGGGATGAGGTCCTGCG ggagagctTCCGCACATTCCATGAACTCTCAGAGATCTTCTCCGACGAGAACAACCACTCTCTGAGCCGGGAGCTTCTCATTAAG GAGGGCACATCCAAATTTGCCACCTTGGAGATCAACCCAAAGAGGGCTCAgaagcggcagcagcagcagcgagagATG GGCGTGATGCAGGGCACCATTCCCTACCTTGGCACCTTCCTCACGGACCTGGTGATGCTCGACACCGCCATGAAGGATTTCCTGGAT GGTGGGCTGATTAActttgagaagagaaggaag GAGTTTGAAGTCATCGCCCAGATCAAGCTGCTTCAGTCAGCCTGCAACAACTACAGCTTCACGCAGGAGGACCAGTTCGTGGACTGGTTCCACAGCCTGGAGCGGCTCAGTGAGGCCGAGAG ctaCGGACTGTCGTGTGAGATCGAGCCGCTGTCAGAGTCAGCCAGCAACACACTGAAGGCAAAGAAGAACACGGGCATCATCAAGCGATGGAGCGA CCGGCAGCCGCCGAGCACTGAGCCCTGCGCCAGCGGCAGCTCCCACTCAAAATCCTTCGACCAGCTCAAGTGTGGGCAGTACCTGTGCAGTGGGGACGCCACCGACTCGGTGAGTGTCACCTCTGCCGGCTCCAGCAGCTCCGACGTGGAGGAGATCAACATCAGCTTCATCCCCGAGTCCCCCGACTGCCAGGAGAAGAAG tTCTGGGAAtccacctccctctcctccctggaCACGTCAGGCATCGGCTCaggctccagcagtgcctcctcctcttctgtctCCTCCACGCCGGTGACGGCCTCCCGCACACACAAGCGCTCGGTCTCCGGCATCTCCAGCTACTCCTCACTCTCGCTGCCCCTCTACAACCAGCAGGTCGACGACTGTTGCATCATCCGTGTCAGCCTGGCTGTGGACAATGGCAACATGTACAAGAGCATCCTG GTGACGAGCCAGGACAAGACCCCGGTGGTTATTCGCAAGGCCATGGCCAAGCACAACTTGGACGGGGACCGGCCTGAGGACTACGAGCTCGTTCAGATCATCTCGGAGGAGAGAG AGCTGAAGATCCCCGACAACGCCAACGTGTTCTACGCCATGAACTCCGCTGCCAACTACGACTTCGTGCTCAAGAAGCGGGGCTTCTCCAAGGGGGTGAAGATCAAGCATGGCTCCAGCTCCACCCTGCCCAGGATGAAGCAGAAAGGCCTGAAGATCGCCAAGGGCATCTTCTAG
- the RALGDS gene encoding ral guanine nucleotide dissociation stimulator isoform X5, translating to MMIDTQSSTQEIGEELEDGVIYSISLRKVQLHHTANKGQRWLGFENESALNLYETCKVRTIKAGTLEKLVEYLVSAFKGNDSTYVTIFLCTYRAFATTKQVLDLLLNRYGKLHVQVNGDHARHAVDERMELKNTISSILGAWLDQYSEDFRKPPDFTCLKQLISYVRHNIPGSDLERRARILLAQFQQQEKSESEAEAVDHGSCTFQLAEENGVGDGKPDFLSFSPEMVAEQFTLMDAELFKKVVPYHCLGCIWSQRDKKGKEHLAPTIRATVSQFNSVANCVIATCLGDRSLKPQQRAKVVERWIEVARECRILKNFSSLRAILSALQCNAVHRLKKTWDEVLRESFRTFHELSEIFSDENNHSLSRELLIKEGTSKFATLEINPKRAQKRQQQQREMGVMQGTIPYLGTFLTDLVMLDTAMKDFLDGGLINFEKRRKEFEVIAQIKLLQSACNNYSFTQEDQFVDWFHSLERLSEAESYGLSCEIEPLSESASNTLKAKKNTGIIKRWSDRQPPSTEPCASGSSHSKSFDQLKCGQYLCSGDATDSVSVTSAGSSSSDVEEINISFIPESPDCQEKKVSEIPLASLPQRWYAPSVADGEAKPTVSSASPLLPALQFWESTSLSSLDTSGIGSGSSSASSSSVSSTPVTASRTHKRSVSGISSYSSLSLPLYNQQVDDCCIIRVSLAVDNGNMYKSILVTSQDKTPVVIRKAMAKHNLDGDRPEDYELVQIISEERELKIPDNANVFYAMNSAANYDFVLKKRGFSKGVKIKHGSSSTLPRMKQKGLKIAKGIF from the exons AGCTCCACACAGGAGATTGGAGAAGAGCTGGAGGATGGTGTGATCTACAGCATATCGCTCCGGAAAGTGCAGCTCCATCACACGGCCAACAAAGGGCAGCGATGGCTGGGG TTTGAGAATGAGTCAGCCCTAAACCTCTACGAGACGTGTAAGGTGCGGACGATAAAAGCTGGGACCTTGGAGAAGCTGGTGGAGTACCTGGTCTCAGCCTTCAAGGGCAATGATTCCACCTATGTCACCATCTTCCTGTGCACTTACCGGGCCTTTGCCACCACCAAGCAAGTGCTGGACCTGCTGCTTAACAG ATATGGCAAACTCCACGTGCAGGTGAATGGGGACCATGCCAGGCACGCTGTGGACGAGAGGATGGAGCTGAAGAA caccatCTCCTCCATCCTGGGGGCCTGGCTGGACCAGTATTCAGAGGATTTCCGCAAGCCCCCAGACTTCACCTGCCTCAAGCAGCTCATCTCCTACGTGCGCCACAACATCCCCGGCTCCGACCTGGAGCGCCGGGCCCGCATCCTGCTGGCCcagttccagcagcaggagaagagcGAGTCCGAGGCAGAAG CTGTGGACCATGGCAGCTGCACCTTccagctggcagaggagaaTGGGGTTGGGGATGGGAAGCCagatttcctctccttctccccagaGATGGTGGCAGAACAGTTCACACTGATGGACGCT GAGCTGTTTAAGAAAGTGGTGCCTTACCActgcctgggctgcatctgGTCCCAGCGAGACAAGAAGGGCAAAGAGCACCTGGCTCCCACCATCCGCGCCACGGTCTCCCAGTTCAACAGTGTGGCCAACTGTGTCATCGCCACGTGCCTCGGGGACCGGTCCCTGAAGCCACAGCAGAGGGCAAAAGTGGTGGAGCGGTGGATCGAGGTGGCTCGG GAGTGCCGCATCCTGAAGAACTTCTCCTCCCTCCGAGCCATCCTCTCAGCCCTGCAGTGCAACGCCGTCCACCGGCTGAAGAAGACCTGGGATGAGGTCCTGCG ggagagctTCCGCACATTCCATGAACTCTCAGAGATCTTCTCCGACGAGAACAACCACTCTCTGAGCCGGGAGCTTCTCATTAAG GAGGGCACATCCAAATTTGCCACCTTGGAGATCAACCCAAAGAGGGCTCAgaagcggcagcagcagcagcgagagATG GGCGTGATGCAGGGCACCATTCCCTACCTTGGCACCTTCCTCACGGACCTGGTGATGCTCGACACCGCCATGAAGGATTTCCTGGAT GGTGGGCTGATTAActttgagaagagaaggaag GAGTTTGAAGTCATCGCCCAGATCAAGCTGCTTCAGTCAGCCTGCAACAACTACAGCTTCACGCAGGAGGACCAGTTCGTGGACTGGTTCCACAGCCTGGAGCGGCTCAGTGAGGCCGAGAG ctaCGGACTGTCGTGTGAGATCGAGCCGCTGTCAGAGTCAGCCAGCAACACACTGAAGGCAAAGAAGAACACGGGCATCATCAAGCGATGGAGCGA CCGGCAGCCGCCGAGCACTGAGCCCTGCGCCAGCGGCAGCTCCCACTCAAAATCCTTCGACCAGCTCAAGTGTGGGCAGTACCTGTGCAGTGGGGACGCCACCGACTCGGTGAGTGTCACCTCTGCCGGCTCCAGCAGCTCCGACGTGGAGGAGATCAACATCAGCTTCATCCCCGAGTCCCCCGACTGCCAGGAGAAGAAG GTCAGTGAGATCCCTCTGGCCTCCCTCCCCCAGCGCTGGTACGCCCCGTCTGTGGCCGATGGAGAAGCTAAACCCACTGTGTCCTCCGcatcccctctcctccctgccctccagtTCTGGGAAtccacctccctctcctccctggaCACGTCAGGCATCGGCTCaggctccagcagtgcctcctcctcttctgtctCCTCCACGCCGGTGACGGCCTCCCGCACACACAAGCGCTCGGTCTCCGGCATCTCCAGCTACTCCTCACTCTCGCTGCCCCTCTACAACCAGCAGGTCGACGACTGTTGCATCATCCGTGTCAGCCTGGCTGTGGACAATGGCAACATGTACAAGAGCATCCTG GTGACGAGCCAGGACAAGACCCCGGTGGTTATTCGCAAGGCCATGGCCAAGCACAACTTGGACGGGGACCGGCCTGAGGACTACGAGCTCGTTCAGATCATCTCGGAGGAGAGAG AGCTGAAGATCCCCGACAACGCCAACGTGTTCTACGCCATGAACTCCGCTGCCAACTACGACTTCGTGCTCAAGAAGCGGGGCTTCTCCAAGGGGGTGAAGATCAAGCATGGCTCCAGCTCCACCCTGCCCAGGATGAAGCAGAAAGGCCTGAAGATCGCCAAGGGCATCTTCTAG
- the RALGDS gene encoding ral guanine nucleotide dissociation stimulator isoform X3: MEAKPLFNVQKALVQPVQMCMLDIPLSVQDDDSSTQEIGEELEDGVIYSISLRKVQLHHTANKGQRWLGFENESALNLYETCKVRTIKAGTLEKLVEYLVSAFKGNDSTYVTIFLCTYRAFATTKQVLDLLLNRYGKLHVQVNGDHARHAVDERMELKNTISSILGAWLDQYSEDFRKPPDFTCLKQLISYVRHNIPGSDLERRARILLAQFQQQEKSESEAEAVDHGSCTFQLAEENGVGDGKPDFLSFSPEMVAEQFTLMDAELFKKVVPYHCLGCIWSQRDKKGKEHLAPTIRATVSQFNSVANCVIATCLGDRSLKPQQRAKVVERWIEVARECRILKNFSSLRAILSALQCNAVHRLKKTWDEVLRESFRTFHELSEIFSDENNHSLSRELLIKEGTSKFATLEINPKRAQKRQQQQREMGVMQGTIPYLGTFLTDLVMLDTAMKDFLDGGLINFEKRRKEFEVIAQIKLLQSACNNYSFTQEDQFVDWFHSLERLSEAESYGLSCEIEPLSESASNTLKAKKNTGIIKRWSDRQPPSTEPCASGSSHSKSFDQLKCGQYLCSGDATDSVSVTSAGSSSSDVEEINISFIPESPDCQEKKVSEIPLASLPQRWYAPSVADGEAKPTVSSASPLLPALQFWESTSLSSLDTSGIGSGSSSASSSSVSSTPVTASRTHKRSVSGISSYSSLSLPLYNQQVDDCCIIRVSLAVDNGNMYKSILVTSQDKTPVVIRKAMAKHNLDGDRPEDYELVQIISEERELKIPDNANVFYAMNSAANYDFVLKKRGFSKGVKIKHGSSSTLPRMKQKGLKIAKGIF; encoded by the exons AGCTCCACACAGGAGATTGGAGAAGAGCTGGAGGATGGTGTGATCTACAGCATATCGCTCCGGAAAGTGCAGCTCCATCACACGGCCAACAAAGGGCAGCGATGGCTGGGG TTTGAGAATGAGTCAGCCCTAAACCTCTACGAGACGTGTAAGGTGCGGACGATAAAAGCTGGGACCTTGGAGAAGCTGGTGGAGTACCTGGTCTCAGCCTTCAAGGGCAATGATTCCACCTATGTCACCATCTTCCTGTGCACTTACCGGGCCTTTGCCACCACCAAGCAAGTGCTGGACCTGCTGCTTAACAG ATATGGCAAACTCCACGTGCAGGTGAATGGGGACCATGCCAGGCACGCTGTGGACGAGAGGATGGAGCTGAAGAA caccatCTCCTCCATCCTGGGGGCCTGGCTGGACCAGTATTCAGAGGATTTCCGCAAGCCCCCAGACTTCACCTGCCTCAAGCAGCTCATCTCCTACGTGCGCCACAACATCCCCGGCTCCGACCTGGAGCGCCGGGCCCGCATCCTGCTGGCCcagttccagcagcaggagaagagcGAGTCCGAGGCAGAAG CTGTGGACCATGGCAGCTGCACCTTccagctggcagaggagaaTGGGGTTGGGGATGGGAAGCCagatttcctctccttctccccagaGATGGTGGCAGAACAGTTCACACTGATGGACGCT GAGCTGTTTAAGAAAGTGGTGCCTTACCActgcctgggctgcatctgGTCCCAGCGAGACAAGAAGGGCAAAGAGCACCTGGCTCCCACCATCCGCGCCACGGTCTCCCAGTTCAACAGTGTGGCCAACTGTGTCATCGCCACGTGCCTCGGGGACCGGTCCCTGAAGCCACAGCAGAGGGCAAAAGTGGTGGAGCGGTGGATCGAGGTGGCTCGG GAGTGCCGCATCCTGAAGAACTTCTCCTCCCTCCGAGCCATCCTCTCAGCCCTGCAGTGCAACGCCGTCCACCGGCTGAAGAAGACCTGGGATGAGGTCCTGCG ggagagctTCCGCACATTCCATGAACTCTCAGAGATCTTCTCCGACGAGAACAACCACTCTCTGAGCCGGGAGCTTCTCATTAAG GAGGGCACATCCAAATTTGCCACCTTGGAGATCAACCCAAAGAGGGCTCAgaagcggcagcagcagcagcgagagATG GGCGTGATGCAGGGCACCATTCCCTACCTTGGCACCTTCCTCACGGACCTGGTGATGCTCGACACCGCCATGAAGGATTTCCTGGAT GGTGGGCTGATTAActttgagaagagaaggaag GAGTTTGAAGTCATCGCCCAGATCAAGCTGCTTCAGTCAGCCTGCAACAACTACAGCTTCACGCAGGAGGACCAGTTCGTGGACTGGTTCCACAGCCTGGAGCGGCTCAGTGAGGCCGAGAG ctaCGGACTGTCGTGTGAGATCGAGCCGCTGTCAGAGTCAGCCAGCAACACACTGAAGGCAAAGAAGAACACGGGCATCATCAAGCGATGGAGCGA CCGGCAGCCGCCGAGCACTGAGCCCTGCGCCAGCGGCAGCTCCCACTCAAAATCCTTCGACCAGCTCAAGTGTGGGCAGTACCTGTGCAGTGGGGACGCCACCGACTCGGTGAGTGTCACCTCTGCCGGCTCCAGCAGCTCCGACGTGGAGGAGATCAACATCAGCTTCATCCCCGAGTCCCCCGACTGCCAGGAGAAGAAG GTCAGTGAGATCCCTCTGGCCTCCCTCCCCCAGCGCTGGTACGCCCCGTCTGTGGCCGATGGAGAAGCTAAACCCACTGTGTCCTCCGcatcccctctcctccctgccctccagtTCTGGGAAtccacctccctctcctccctggaCACGTCAGGCATCGGCTCaggctccagcagtgcctcctcctcttctgtctCCTCCACGCCGGTGACGGCCTCCCGCACACACAAGCGCTCGGTCTCCGGCATCTCCAGCTACTCCTCACTCTCGCTGCCCCTCTACAACCAGCAGGTCGACGACTGTTGCATCATCCGTGTCAGCCTGGCTGTGGACAATGGCAACATGTACAAGAGCATCCTG GTGACGAGCCAGGACAAGACCCCGGTGGTTATTCGCAAGGCCATGGCCAAGCACAACTTGGACGGGGACCGGCCTGAGGACTACGAGCTCGTTCAGATCATCTCGGAGGAGAGAG AGCTGAAGATCCCCGACAACGCCAACGTGTTCTACGCCATGAACTCCGCTGCCAACTACGACTTCGTGCTCAAGAAGCGGGGCTTCTCCAAGGGGGTGAAGATCAAGCATGGCTCCAGCTCCACCCTGCCCAGGATGAAGCAGAAAGGCCTGAAGATCGCCAAGGGCATCTTCTAG
- the RALGDS gene encoding ral guanine nucleotide dissociation stimulator isoform X2 has translation MVSRRRAPQHHVPAGTERMFEGCRRARSLWGGVRLEVAGESSPVVLHSFTQLDPDLPPLESSTQEIGEELEDGVIYSISLRKVQLHHTANKGQRWLGFENESALNLYETCKVRTIKAGTLEKLVEYLVSAFKGNDSTYVTIFLCTYRAFATTKQVLDLLLNRYGKLHVQVNGDHARHAVDERMELKNTISSILGAWLDQYSEDFRKPPDFTCLKQLISYVRHNIPGSDLERRARILLAQFQQQEKSESEAEAVDHGSCTFQLAEENGVGDGKPDFLSFSPEMVAEQFTLMDAELFKKVVPYHCLGCIWSQRDKKGKEHLAPTIRATVSQFNSVANCVIATCLGDRSLKPQQRAKVVERWIEVARECRILKNFSSLRAILSALQCNAVHRLKKTWDEVLRESFRTFHELSEIFSDENNHSLSRELLIKEGTSKFATLEINPKRAQKRQQQQREMGVMQGTIPYLGTFLTDLVMLDTAMKDFLDGGLINFEKRRKEFEVIAQIKLLQSACNNYSFTQEDQFVDWFHSLERLSEAESYGLSCEIEPLSESASNTLKAKKNTGIIKRWSDRQPPSTEPCASGSSHSKSFDQLKCGQYLCSGDATDSVSVTSAGSSSSDVEEINISFIPESPDCQEKKRWYAPSVADGEAKPTVSSASPLLPALQFWESTSLSSLDTSGIGSGSSSASSSSVSSTPVTASRTHKRSVSGISSYSSLSLPLYNQQVDDCCIIRVSLAVDNGNMYKSILVTSQDKTPVVIRKAMAKHNLDGDRPEDYELVQIISEERELKIPDNANVFYAMNSAANYDFVLKKRGFSKGVKIKHGSSSTLPRMKQKGLKIAKGIF, from the exons AGCTCCACACAGGAGATTGGAGAAGAGCTGGAGGATGGTGTGATCTACAGCATATCGCTCCGGAAAGTGCAGCTCCATCACACGGCCAACAAAGGGCAGCGATGGCTGGGG TTTGAGAATGAGTCAGCCCTAAACCTCTACGAGACGTGTAAGGTGCGGACGATAAAAGCTGGGACCTTGGAGAAGCTGGTGGAGTACCTGGTCTCAGCCTTCAAGGGCAATGATTCCACCTATGTCACCATCTTCCTGTGCACTTACCGGGCCTTTGCCACCACCAAGCAAGTGCTGGACCTGCTGCTTAACAG ATATGGCAAACTCCACGTGCAGGTGAATGGGGACCATGCCAGGCACGCTGTGGACGAGAGGATGGAGCTGAAGAA caccatCTCCTCCATCCTGGGGGCCTGGCTGGACCAGTATTCAGAGGATTTCCGCAAGCCCCCAGACTTCACCTGCCTCAAGCAGCTCATCTCCTACGTGCGCCACAACATCCCCGGCTCCGACCTGGAGCGCCGGGCCCGCATCCTGCTGGCCcagttccagcagcaggagaagagcGAGTCCGAGGCAGAAG CTGTGGACCATGGCAGCTGCACCTTccagctggcagaggagaaTGGGGTTGGGGATGGGAAGCCagatttcctctccttctccccagaGATGGTGGCAGAACAGTTCACACTGATGGACGCT GAGCTGTTTAAGAAAGTGGTGCCTTACCActgcctgggctgcatctgGTCCCAGCGAGACAAGAAGGGCAAAGAGCACCTGGCTCCCACCATCCGCGCCACGGTCTCCCAGTTCAACAGTGTGGCCAACTGTGTCATCGCCACGTGCCTCGGGGACCGGTCCCTGAAGCCACAGCAGAGGGCAAAAGTGGTGGAGCGGTGGATCGAGGTGGCTCGG GAGTGCCGCATCCTGAAGAACTTCTCCTCCCTCCGAGCCATCCTCTCAGCCCTGCAGTGCAACGCCGTCCACCGGCTGAAGAAGACCTGGGATGAGGTCCTGCG ggagagctTCCGCACATTCCATGAACTCTCAGAGATCTTCTCCGACGAGAACAACCACTCTCTGAGCCGGGAGCTTCTCATTAAG GAGGGCACATCCAAATTTGCCACCTTGGAGATCAACCCAAAGAGGGCTCAgaagcggcagcagcagcagcgagagATG GGCGTGATGCAGGGCACCATTCCCTACCTTGGCACCTTCCTCACGGACCTGGTGATGCTCGACACCGCCATGAAGGATTTCCTGGAT GGTGGGCTGATTAActttgagaagagaaggaag GAGTTTGAAGTCATCGCCCAGATCAAGCTGCTTCAGTCAGCCTGCAACAACTACAGCTTCACGCAGGAGGACCAGTTCGTGGACTGGTTCCACAGCCTGGAGCGGCTCAGTGAGGCCGAGAG ctaCGGACTGTCGTGTGAGATCGAGCCGCTGTCAGAGTCAGCCAGCAACACACTGAAGGCAAAGAAGAACACGGGCATCATCAAGCGATGGAGCGA CCGGCAGCCGCCGAGCACTGAGCCCTGCGCCAGCGGCAGCTCCCACTCAAAATCCTTCGACCAGCTCAAGTGTGGGCAGTACCTGTGCAGTGGGGACGCCACCGACTCGGTGAGTGTCACCTCTGCCGGCTCCAGCAGCTCCGACGTGGAGGAGATCAACATCAGCTTCATCCCCGAGTCCCCCGACTGCCAGGAGAAGAAG CGCTGGTACGCCCCGTCTGTGGCCGATGGAGAAGCTAAACCCACTGTGTCCTCCGcatcccctctcctccctgccctccagtTCTGGGAAtccacctccctctcctccctggaCACGTCAGGCATCGGCTCaggctccagcagtgcctcctcctcttctgtctCCTCCACGCCGGTGACGGCCTCCCGCACACACAAGCGCTCGGTCTCCGGCATCTCCAGCTACTCCTCACTCTCGCTGCCCCTCTACAACCAGCAGGTCGACGACTGTTGCATCATCCGTGTCAGCCTGGCTGTGGACAATGGCAACATGTACAAGAGCATCCTG GTGACGAGCCAGGACAAGACCCCGGTGGTTATTCGCAAGGCCATGGCCAAGCACAACTTGGACGGGGACCGGCCTGAGGACTACGAGCTCGTTCAGATCATCTCGGAGGAGAGAG AGCTGAAGATCCCCGACAACGCCAACGTGTTCTACGCCATGAACTCCGCTGCCAACTACGACTTCGTGCTCAAGAAGCGGGGCTTCTCCAAGGGGGTGAAGATCAAGCATGGCTCCAGCTCCACCCTGCCCAGGATGAAGCAGAAAGGCCTGAAGATCGCCAAGGGCATCTTCTAG